The following coding sequences are from one Musa acuminata AAA Group cultivar baxijiao chromosome BXJ1-6, Cavendish_Baxijiao_AAA, whole genome shotgun sequence window:
- the LOC135581600 gene encoding protein MLN51 homolog isoform X1 has product MAAKEEDVEYESDLEDAPLPTMRRREASDDEEGEGSDERGKPARDGLRAEVGSEGESDGEGGAEVYDDEEEYYYDEEEDELGDGVEERLGGREEEALEVGGNHVAVGTSGKPRESRKSPEPQGDEQKSDGNLEENQEDKNQVEEEEKKENEPYAVPTAGSFYMHDDRFQENGRGRHRRMFGGRKLWDPKDERAWVHDRFEEMNLQDIRNNEERRGSRRRFRGRGRSKSQGAEGGYVRGNRYHTSHDDGNNQGRAPRTVRGRGPRRYEPIPKNKGDFPAAQSKRSLINQQESPSIHNTGRQSSRAASVKSEFPRKNTFASSLNSASPPFYPSGSSNQDITLNQKRDVQTGSINKAVAYSTQMRNDSNISQSNSLMQGKIATDMVDHDRFYTDPSLLPAAGKTSANPKEFTHSASSRVQGRGLSSAGPLNSHSGSLMAAQIRPTVRPVQVPTQPAIRSSTQQVVEPLSNGRQASPPQPPSVNSSEVGEADSSPGSSKSKFSLAEKARISNQGIGKGSFLYGGAQVIGATGAMGLAHTEQNFPGTPALLPVMQLGNQHPGGIGVPAMGMALPGYVAQPQLGFGNSEMTWVPVLAGAAGALGASYCPPYVALDGNYYARPSGQTSSRESSTNKPGSSLKLSQRPEIANEELGERQNKPRSRYSEMNFGQ; this is encoded by the exons ATGGCTGCCAAGGAGGAGGACGTGGAGTACGAGAGCGATCTCGAGGACGCGCCGCTTCCCACGATGCGACGCAGGGAGGCGAGCGATGACGAGGAAGGGGAGGGATCCGACGAGCGAGGGAAGCCCGCGAGGGATGGTCTTAGGGCCGAGGTTGGATCCGAGGGCGAATCTGATGGTGAAGGAGGCGCGGAGGTGTATGATGATGAAGAGGAGTACTACtacgacgaggaggaggatgaaCTGGGGGACGGAGTGGAGGAGCGActgggaggaagagaagaagaagcgtTGGAAGTTGGAGGGAACCATGTTGCTGTGGGAACGAGCGGAAAGCCCAGGGAGTCGAGGAAGTCACCTGAGCCCCAAGGAGATGAACAGAAGTCTGATGGGAATCTAGAGGAAAATCAAGAAGACAAGAATCaggtggaagaggaagagaaaaaagagaacgAGCCGTACGCTGTGCCGACCGCCGGATCTTTCTACATGCATGATGATCGGTTCCAAGAAAATGGCAGGGGACGCCACAG GCGTATGTTTGGTGGGCGCAAGTTGTGGGATCCTAAAGATGAACGTGCCTGGGTGCATGATAGATTTGAAGAAATGAATCTGCAGGACATACGTAACAATGAG GAAAGGCGAGGGTCTAGACGTCGTTTTAGGGGTCGTGGTCGTAGCAAAAGTCAGGGTGCTGAAGGTGGTTATGTTAGAGGAAATAGATATCACACATCTCATGATGACGGAAACAACCAAGGTCGTGCTCCAAGGACTGTTAGAGGGAGAGGGCCTAGGCGCTATGAACCTATTCCAAAAAACAAAGGAGATTTTCCTGCAGCTCAAAGCAAACG GTCACTTATAAACCAGCAAGAATCACCATCAATTCATAATACGGGGAGACAGTCTTCTCGGGCTGCAAGTGTGAAATCAGAATTTCCACGAAAGAATACTTTTGCTTCGAGCCTCAATTCTGCTTCACCCCCTTTTTACCCCTCTGGGTCTTCGAATCAAGACATAACGTTGAACCAGAAAAGGGACGTACAAACTGGAAGTATCAATAAGGCCGTTGCTTACTCAACACAGATGAGAAATGATTCTAACATATCCCAGTCTAACTCATTGATGCAAGGAAAGATAGCCACTGATATGGTTGACCATGATAGATTTTATACAGATCCTTCCCTGCTGCCGGCTGCTGGGAAAACTTCAGCTAACCCAAAAGAATTTACTCATTCTGCTAGTTCTAGGGTTCAAGGGAGGGGCTTAAGTAGTGCTGGACCACTAAATAGCCATTCAGGGTCACTCATGGCTGCTCAAATTAGGCCCACTGTAAGACCAGTTCAAGTTCCAACTCAACCTGCAATTCGAAGTTCTACTCAGCAAGTGGTGGAGCCCCTTAGCAATGGAAGGCAAGCATCGCCTCCTCAGCCTCCATCTGTGAATTCATCTGAAGTTGGAGAGGCTGATTCATCTCCAGGTTCaagcaaatcaaaattttcactggCTGAAAAAGCAAGGATTAGCAACCAAGGAATTGGAAAGGGCTCTTTTCTGTATGGTGGAGCTCAGGTAATTGGAGCAACCGGAGCTATGGGCCTTGCACATACTGAACAAAACTTTCCTGGTACTCCAGCACTGTTGCCAG TTATGCAACTTGGGAACCAGCATCCTGGTGGTATTGGGGTTCCTGCTATGGGCATGGCTCTTCCAGGATACGTAGCTCAACCACAACTTGGTTTTGGCAATTCTGAAATGACTTG GGTGCCAGTGTTAGCAGGTGCTGCTGGGGCTTTAGGGGCATCTTATTGCCCACCATACGTAGCTCTTGATGGCAATTACTATGCCCGTCCTTCAGGACAGACATCTTCTAG GGAATCGAGTACAAACAAACCTGGTAGTTCCTTGAAACTCTCACAGAGACCTG AGATTGCGAATGAGGAACTTGGAGAACGCCAGAACAAGCCTCGTAG CAGATACTCGGAGATGAACTTTGGCCAGTGA
- the LOC135581600 gene encoding protein MLN51 homolog isoform X2 — protein sequence MAAKEEDVEYESDLEDAPLPTMRRREASDDEEGEGSDERGKPARDGLRAEVGSEGESDGEGGAEVYDDEEEYYYDEEEDELGDGVEERLGGREEEALEVGGNHVAVGTSGKPRESRKSPEPQGDEQKSDGNLEENQEDKNQVEEEEKKENEPYAVPTAGSFYMHDDRFQENGRGRHRRMFGGRKLWDPKDERAWVHDRFEEMNLQDIRNNEERRGSRRRFRGRGRSKSQGAEGGYVRGNRYHTSHDDGNNQGRAPRTVRGRGPRRYEPIPKNKGDFPAAQSKRSLINQQESPSIHNTGRQSSRAASVKSEFPRKNTFASSLNSASPPFYPSGSSNQDITLNQKRDVQTGSINKAVAYSTQMRNDSNISQSNSLMQGKIATDMVDHDRFYTDPSLLPAAGKTSANPKEFTHSASSRVQGRGLSSAGPLNSHSGSLMAAQIRPTVRPVQVPTQPAIRSSTQQVVEPLSNGRQASPPQPPSVNSSEVGEADSSPGSSKSKFSLAEKARISNQGIGKGSFLYGGAQVIGATGAMGLAHTEQNFPGTPALLPVMQLGNQHPGGIGVPAMGMALPGYVAQPQLGFGNSEMTWVPVLAGAAGALGASYCPPYVALDGNYYARPSGQTSSRESSTNKPGSSLKLSQRPEIANEELGERQNKPRRYSEMNFGQ from the exons ATGGCTGCCAAGGAGGAGGACGTGGAGTACGAGAGCGATCTCGAGGACGCGCCGCTTCCCACGATGCGACGCAGGGAGGCGAGCGATGACGAGGAAGGGGAGGGATCCGACGAGCGAGGGAAGCCCGCGAGGGATGGTCTTAGGGCCGAGGTTGGATCCGAGGGCGAATCTGATGGTGAAGGAGGCGCGGAGGTGTATGATGATGAAGAGGAGTACTACtacgacgaggaggaggatgaaCTGGGGGACGGAGTGGAGGAGCGActgggaggaagagaagaagaagcgtTGGAAGTTGGAGGGAACCATGTTGCTGTGGGAACGAGCGGAAAGCCCAGGGAGTCGAGGAAGTCACCTGAGCCCCAAGGAGATGAACAGAAGTCTGATGGGAATCTAGAGGAAAATCAAGAAGACAAGAATCaggtggaagaggaagagaaaaaagagaacgAGCCGTACGCTGTGCCGACCGCCGGATCTTTCTACATGCATGATGATCGGTTCCAAGAAAATGGCAGGGGACGCCACAG GCGTATGTTTGGTGGGCGCAAGTTGTGGGATCCTAAAGATGAACGTGCCTGGGTGCATGATAGATTTGAAGAAATGAATCTGCAGGACATACGTAACAATGAG GAAAGGCGAGGGTCTAGACGTCGTTTTAGGGGTCGTGGTCGTAGCAAAAGTCAGGGTGCTGAAGGTGGTTATGTTAGAGGAAATAGATATCACACATCTCATGATGACGGAAACAACCAAGGTCGTGCTCCAAGGACTGTTAGAGGGAGAGGGCCTAGGCGCTATGAACCTATTCCAAAAAACAAAGGAGATTTTCCTGCAGCTCAAAGCAAACG GTCACTTATAAACCAGCAAGAATCACCATCAATTCATAATACGGGGAGACAGTCTTCTCGGGCTGCAAGTGTGAAATCAGAATTTCCACGAAAGAATACTTTTGCTTCGAGCCTCAATTCTGCTTCACCCCCTTTTTACCCCTCTGGGTCTTCGAATCAAGACATAACGTTGAACCAGAAAAGGGACGTACAAACTGGAAGTATCAATAAGGCCGTTGCTTACTCAACACAGATGAGAAATGATTCTAACATATCCCAGTCTAACTCATTGATGCAAGGAAAGATAGCCACTGATATGGTTGACCATGATAGATTTTATACAGATCCTTCCCTGCTGCCGGCTGCTGGGAAAACTTCAGCTAACCCAAAAGAATTTACTCATTCTGCTAGTTCTAGGGTTCAAGGGAGGGGCTTAAGTAGTGCTGGACCACTAAATAGCCATTCAGGGTCACTCATGGCTGCTCAAATTAGGCCCACTGTAAGACCAGTTCAAGTTCCAACTCAACCTGCAATTCGAAGTTCTACTCAGCAAGTGGTGGAGCCCCTTAGCAATGGAAGGCAAGCATCGCCTCCTCAGCCTCCATCTGTGAATTCATCTGAAGTTGGAGAGGCTGATTCATCTCCAGGTTCaagcaaatcaaaattttcactggCTGAAAAAGCAAGGATTAGCAACCAAGGAATTGGAAAGGGCTCTTTTCTGTATGGTGGAGCTCAGGTAATTGGAGCAACCGGAGCTATGGGCCTTGCACATACTGAACAAAACTTTCCTGGTACTCCAGCACTGTTGCCAG TTATGCAACTTGGGAACCAGCATCCTGGTGGTATTGGGGTTCCTGCTATGGGCATGGCTCTTCCAGGATACGTAGCTCAACCACAACTTGGTTTTGGCAATTCTGAAATGACTTG GGTGCCAGTGTTAGCAGGTGCTGCTGGGGCTTTAGGGGCATCTTATTGCCCACCATACGTAGCTCTTGATGGCAATTACTATGCCCGTCCTTCAGGACAGACATCTTCTAG GGAATCGAGTACAAACAAACCTGGTAGTTCCTTGAAACTCTCACAGAGACCTG AGATTGCGAATGAGGAACTTGGAGAACGCCAGAACAAGCCTCGTAG ATACTCGGAGATGAACTTTGGCCAGTGA